The DNA segment TTTTGGGCATCCAGTCCGGTGCCAATGAGGATGAAATCAAGAAAGCCTACCGGAAAATGGCCCTGAAGTATCACCCCGATAAGAATAAAGACTCCAATGCCAAAGAGAAGTTCAAGGAGCTTGCAGAGGCTTACGACATGCTGAATGACCCCAAGAAACGAGCTGTTTATGACCAGTATGGGGAAGAAGGTAAGGGGATGAGTGTTGCCACTTGAAGGCAGGGATGCTTGGTCCAAATAGGCTTTTATAGGTGAGGGAGTGTTTTCACACCCTTGGTGCAGCTGGAGTTGTCCTCGTGATTCATGCCTTCCTCTGAAATGGGGCTGATAGCCGCAGAATCTGAGAGAGCAAAGGCTCTGCCAATACCAGAAATAGCCTCTCAACCCACTTCTCCCTGGGCTGCTCCATTTTTCCAACCCACTACCCTGCTTCCCAGGATGGCTGGgctctccctgccctctgccccaAAGCCTGGCAGCCGGCTGAGACAATGGAAGGAGCTCACCTCCTGGGTCATACCTGGGATAATTCATTAGCGACCTTTTAATTAACCTAAATTTCCCAGTGGAGAAGTATTGCTTTTGCCTGCACTTCCCCCCACATTTGGGCACTGGTCCCACTGTCCTCCCCAGTACAGGCTGACCTACAGGATTCAAAGCTTTTTCCAATTTAAGTAATAGGTCCTTGTTTTGAAACCAAGTGGCTGCTGTTGTCTGGGGGTTGGCACAGAGGAGGAGAGCCGCTCCACTGCAGGCAGCCTTATTAGTCAAAGATGGAAGAGCACAACCGCATTCGAGGAGAGCGCCGAATAGCATCTGCATTAATCAGCCCAGGGCTTGGGTGCTTAAAAGAGCAGGAGGTCTGGTAGGAACAGGCGGTTGGGTGGAAGATGCAGCCCTTCTCATGGGGCCAGTGGACAGGTGCATCCCCTAACGAGCCACCAGCAGAATTAACTAGCAGTGGGTTAATTCTCAACCTATTAGTTATGTCAGGGCTATGATGAACACACCAGAGCCACGTGATTTGCTGTGGTGTAAAATGAGAAGAGGTTGTCTCAAGTGGGAAACCAGCCTTTCCCTGGAGGTGCTGCCAAAATCGGACCCTGCTTGGGCTGGCATCACAGGATTAAAGGTGAAACCTCCTGGCTATACAGTCCGTTAGGGACAGAGGCTCGCCGGGGATTTGGTGAAATCCTCATCACCAAAGGCAGCTAAAATAAGAGTGAGTTAAGGGGGGAGGGaagcccagccccctcctcacAGCGAGATAGGGACTACCGGCAAAACCAAACCCCATTGGCATTTTGGGGAACCGGCGCTGGTCACATGCAGAAAGCTGGGGCAGAAATGGGATGAAAAACGTGAAAAGGTTTTGTGGCTGGAGAGAGGGGAGCGGAGATGCTGCTGAGCTGGCCAGACCTGTTGTGGGATAGGGACTGCCATCCACTTCCCAGGCAGTGACTTCCAGACCAGTCATGGTCCACGGCCCCACACACCTTTAATTTCCCatcagatgccttttttttttttttttttttgagcaatatGGCCTGGGGATTGGCATTTCGAGGGACTTCTGGGTCCCACATGCTGGGGTGGGCAAGGTGAAGTGAAAGGTCCCCCACTCCAGGGTAGAAACTTCATTGATCAGAAAAGATCCCCAAATTTGTCTGCTCTATGCTTGTCCCCCTCCTGTCTCCTGCTGTGGGGGGTTGGCATGAGGGATGGCCCATCAGGAATAGCCCTTCACTGTCACCAGCATGCTCTGAAAATAGTCCTTGAGCTAGACTTGGCTCAACCCTTCCTGGGCCCTCCTGGTCAAAAATAGCCTTGCAGAACATGTGTGACCTCTTTGGAGGCCACTTGTCATGTGCTTTGGCTGCTTGGGACTTTGGGGGAGGGAGGTTGCAGTGATGTAGGGCCCTGCCCGAGGTCTGGCAGGGGAGTTTCCCATGGGAATGGTTGCCAAAAGATCCAAACCTTGAACTTACCTGACATTTTATACAGTCTGTAAACAGAGAGCTCTATCCCTCCTGTTGTGTGCCAACCTGGAGGTCTGCTGACCTCCACCTAATCTGCCACCAAGAGTCATGGTCGCTCGCTGAGCTCAAAGCCTTTTCTCACATGCTGGACATGATGCTCCTGGACTGCAGCCATTGGTGCAGCCCAAAAGACAGAGCTATTTGGGCAGAAGGGAGCTTGCCTATGGGGAAAAATGGAGATGGGCTGGTCAGGAAATGTTTTTGAAAAGGCCATGAATTAGGTGGAGAGAACCAAGCAAGTGCTTAGTCAGGGTAGTCGGGACAAATCCTGAACGGCTTTTGAGCTTGCTGGGTGTAGGGGCAGGACTGTGTGTCGTGGGTTGGGGTGGTGCCTTTCTGGCCCACTGTCTCTGCAggtggctgggctggagggaaTGACCTGCacccccaggagctgctggaagagCTGCCTGGAGCCAGCAGAGACCATGCTCCCGTGTGGAAAATACGGTCCCAGCACAGCATCTGCCTGCAGGGAGTGTTAATGTCTCGTCTTCCCCCTTCTCTTCCAGGTCTCAAAACTGGAGGTGGCTCTTCAGGTGGCTCAGGGAACACTTTCCACTACGCCTTCCATGGAGACCCCCATGCCACCTTCGCATCCTTCTTTGGAGGCTCCAACCCTTTTGATATCTTCTTCGCTAGCAGTCGCTCCCAGTTATTCAATAGCTTTGACCAGGAAGATATGGATATTGATGACGATGATGACCCTTTCAGTGCCTTCGGACGCTTTGGCTTCAATGGCATTAATGGAGTTCACTGGCAGCACCAGGAgtccctgcacacacagagaaaggtCCAAGACCCACCTGTCATCCATGAGCTCAAAGTGTCCCTGGAAGAGATCTACCACGGCTCAACCAAGAGGATGAAGATCACCCGCAGAAGACTCAATGCTGATGGCTGGACCATGCGGACTGAGGACAAGATCCTAAACATTGTCATCAAAAGGGGGTTGGAAGGAGGGAACCAAAATCACATTCCCCAAAGAAGGGGATGCCACCCCAGACAACATTCCTGCTGACATCATCTTTATCCTCAAGGACAAGCCTCACTCGCACTTCAAGAGGGATGGGACAAATGTGGTCTACACCGCAAACGTTAAAGAGGTGGGTATCGGTGGGAAATCCCATGGGGTGATGGTGGCGCTGAGTCATGGCACACGGAGCCAAGAAGGGAGTCAGTTCTTGTCCTGCGCTGATGATAAAGGACCAGGTAGGTTGTGAGAGACACGAGCAAAGACCTCTGCAGGGAAGAGCCGCAGAGACCAGCTTGTGCTTGGTTTTGGA comes from the Opisthocomus hoazin isolate bOpiHoa1 chromosome W, bOpiHoa1.hap1, whole genome shotgun sequence genome and includes:
- the LOC142365577 gene encoding LOW QUALITY PROTEIN: dnaJ homolog subfamily B member 5-like (The sequence of the model RefSeq protein was modified relative to this genomic sequence to represent the inferred CDS: deleted 1 base in 1 codon), with the translated sequence MSAILLFWSCTERNKYSAPSSIAVMGKDYYKILGIQSGANEDEIKKAYRKMALKYHPDKNKDSNAKEKFKELAEAYDMLNDPKKRAVYDQYGEEGLKTGGGSSGGSGNTFHYAFHGDPHATFASFFGGSNPFDIFFASSRSQLFNSFDQEDMDIDDDDDPFSAFGRFGFNGINGVHWQHQESLHTQRKVQDPPVIHELKVSLEEIYHGSTKRMKITRRRLNADGWTMRTEDKILNIVIKRGWKEGTKITFPKEGDATPDNIPADIIFILKDKPHSHFKRDGTNVVYTANVKEALCACTVNIPTIDRQVIPLPCNNIIKPGTVKRLRGEGLPFPKAPSQRGDLIVEFKIHFPDRIAPQTRQILKQHLPCS